Proteins from a genomic interval of Schistocerca serialis cubense isolate TAMUIC-IGC-003099 chromosome 11, iqSchSeri2.2, whole genome shotgun sequence:
- the LOC126426478 gene encoding poly [ADP-ribose] polymerase tankyrase-1-like, with product MEAVKDITETAAVDLGDLLDAGDGAVVILEAGDTRLVVHRAVLADRSPVFAAMFAHDTLEASSGAAPQLPGVAPQLLAAADKYGASGLKAECERQVAAQLTVETAAAAATLAVRHSCSDLRRTAIEFIKTRTHEVMATKGWADAMRKQPEDLIEVSLLLYDPAPRTNAPAATITTATATTASTPCQPPAAAAPPTSPPPGQATVSRIWSISAEERSRKLIEAAKEGLVEQLRALLLAGTDVHARDRDRRTALHWAALRGHLEAASSHVGGGSEVNAKDSWHNTPLHLAARSGHGAVVWLLLGAYADPNARNQWGSTPLHRAAIGGHIEAAAALMQAGADTEARDEDGETPLDLAWQNNKHQLVDLLTRS from the exons ATGGAAGCAGTTAAGGACATCACGGAGACGGCGGCCGTGGACCTGGGCGACCTGCTGGACGCCGGGGACGGCGCTGTGGTGATACTCGAGGCAGGTGACACTCGGCTGGTGGTGCACAGGGCCGTCCTGGCGGACAGGAGCCCCGTGTTCGCCGCCATGTTCGCCCACGACACCCTCGAGGCCAGCAGCGGCGCG GCCCCCCAGCTGCCCGGCGTGGCCCCCCAGCTGCTGGCCGCAGCGGATAAGTACGGGGCGTCGGGGCTGAAGGCGGAGTGCGAGCGACAGGTGGCTGCTCAGCTGACTGTTGAGACCGCGGCAGCCGCAGCCACCCTCGCAGTCCGCCACTCCTGCAGTGACCTTAGGCGCACCGCTATCGAATTTATTAAGACTCGTACCCACGAGGTGATGGCCACTAAGGGGTGGGCAGATGCCATGCGGAAGCAGCCGGAAGACTTGATCGAAGTGAGCCTGTTGCTGTATGATCCAGCACCACGAACCAA CGCACCAGCCGCCACCATCACCACTGCCACCGCCACCACGGCCAGCACACCCTGCCAGCCACCTGCCGCTGCTGCACCGCCCACGTCTCCTCCACCTGGACAAGCCACTGTCTCTCGCATCTG GAGCATTTCTGCGGAGGAGAGAAGCAGGAAGCTGATAGAGGCAGCTAAGGAGGGGTTGGTGGAGCAGCTGCGAGCGTTGCTTCTGGCAGGGACGGACGTGCATGCGAGGGACAGAGACAGACGGACTGCCCTGCACTGGGCGGCACTCAGGGGACACTTGGAGGCGGCGAGCAGCCATGTGGGAGGCGGTTCAGAGGTGAACGCCAAGGACAGCTGGCACAACACGCCTCTGCACTTGGCTGCACGGAGTGGCCATGGAGCTGTGGTGTGGCTGCTTTTGGGGGCCTACGCTGACCCCAACGCGAGGAATCAGTGGGGTTCGACGCCGCTGCACAGGGCGGCAATTGGTGGCCACATAGAGGCGGCAGCTGCACTGATGCAGGCTGGAGCCGATACAGAGGCCAGGGATGAGGATGGGGAGACCCCCCTGGACCTCGCCTGGCAAAACAACAAGCACCAGCTGGTGGACTTGCTAACACGTAGTTGA